The proteins below are encoded in one region of Aquisphaera giovannonii:
- a CDS encoding sigma-70 family RNA polymerase sigma factor produces the protein MSEVTEILAAIDGGDACAADRLLPLVYDQLRELAARRLSQEGPGQTLQATALVHEAYLRMVQPGEGRIYKDKGHFLAAAAVAMRRILVDRARRKRTRKHGGGLDRQPLDLVAAPEPDEELLALDEALRRLAEKDPQKARLVELRYFAGLTGEQAAEALGISPTTADRHWAYARAWLQAEVRGR, from the coding sequence ATGAGCGAAGTTACCGAGATCCTGGCAGCCATCGATGGCGGCGACGCCTGCGCCGCCGATCGGCTCCTGCCCCTGGTCTACGACCAGCTCCGCGAGCTCGCCGCCCGTCGCCTGTCGCAGGAGGGCCCCGGGCAGACGTTGCAGGCGACCGCGCTGGTCCACGAGGCGTACCTGCGGATGGTCCAGCCGGGCGAGGGCCGCATTTACAAGGACAAAGGCCATTTCCTCGCCGCGGCGGCCGTCGCCATGCGGCGAATCCTGGTCGACAGGGCCCGGCGGAAGAGGACCCGCAAGCACGGCGGAGGCCTGGACCGGCAGCCTCTCGACCTCGTCGCGGCCCCGGAGCCGGACGAGGAGTTGCTCGCGCTCGACGAGGCCCTGCGGCGGCTGGCCGAGAAGGATCCGCAGAAGGCCCGGCTGGTCGAGCTTCGGTACTTCGCCGGGCTGACCGGGGAACAGGCCGCCGAGGCCCTGGGCATCTCGCCGACCACCGCCGACCGCCACTGGGCGTACGCCCGCGCCTGGCTCCAGGCCGAGGTCCGCGGCCGCTGA
- a CDS encoding serine/threonine-protein kinase, protein MTESTLFELALRKPARERAAFLDEACAGDAELRRRLDVLLQAHDNPGGFLEGPAAGLGETAEASAAAGVAEARALPPAEEVGGRIGPYRLLQAIGEGGMGSVFMAEQTAPVKRLVALKVIKAGMDSRQVLARFEAERQALALMDHPNIARVLDAGATEHGRPYFVMELVRGVPITSFCDDRRLTPRERLELFIPVCQAVQHAHQKGVIHRDIKPSNVLVALYDDRPVPKVIDFGVAKAAGVRLSDQTLYTEFGAIIGTLQYMSPEQAQLNQLDIDTRSDVYSLGVLLYELLTGTTPLERGTLGQAALLDVLRLIREADTPRPSARLSTAAGLPSIAAARGVEPRRLSGLVRGDLDWVVMRALEKDRSRRYETANALARDLQRHLEGAVVEACPPTPAYRLRRFARRHRAGLAVGAAIAATLIVATAVSVWQALRATRAERDALQAARIQALTNEFFLGDLLDRAGAQGQSLAGLKPDPDIKVRTLVDRAAARIDGRFEGQPLLEAEVRRTIGNAYRAIGMPERGREQLEKAYELGRIRLGEDAPSIVHMSIDLAVAEVGCGLRDRAAERLRRAIDGLARDDDPRCHHAVTALDQLGVALDGLGRLDEADVASRRALDLAGRYPGLSPGGRLSLSNNRAIVLMHRGSEAEAEALLEGAVREAAAAVGEDHPMLPNFLINLGVLRNARGDHRGAERDLAKAVEAGRRIRGDRHPITLAARRNLGLCLMGLGRRGEAEATLRSALEDSRASLGAEDPATIAATVDLAEALARNPGRAKDAESLARSVVEASRRIGPELEDRVLATLGVALIKQGRFPEAEATLARAVASYERGPSPGRRVVIRLKLFLSESIAGQGRHAEAIAIQRGLLRQCEAAFGPGDALTFDILLDLIGYLRVVGGEDEALALSPRAIAMGEALGGAEATRTLPFRQNYGALLHVRGRFEEAEAIYRGVLDQASRLLGPDDINTLQITANLGELYRDWGRPGQAVPLLTRALEATLRVFGPDHWHAAWVTWKLAELERDRGRPAEAEPMFRRAIDRYAQIQGPDGLELAALRADLAMNHLQKGEPAAAEPLLRQALAVYEKSLPDDWRRYETLGLLGQALALQGRFAQAEPLVLAGYEGMEARRDRVTVDAWPRRPQAGRRVRVLYERWGKAEKVDEWDARLNLERETKEGR, encoded by the coding sequence ATGACCGAATCGACGCTCTTCGAACTCGCCCTGCGGAAGCCGGCCCGTGAGCGGGCCGCCTTCCTCGACGAGGCCTGCGCAGGCGACGCCGAGCTCCGCCGGCGCCTGGACGTCCTGTTGCAGGCCCACGACAACCCGGGGGGCTTCCTGGAGGGCCCGGCCGCGGGCCTCGGGGAGACGGCCGAGGCGTCCGCGGCGGCAGGCGTCGCGGAGGCACGCGCGCTGCCCCCGGCGGAGGAAGTCGGCGGCCGGATCGGGCCCTACCGCCTGCTCCAGGCGATCGGCGAGGGGGGCATGGGGTCGGTCTTCATGGCCGAGCAGACCGCCCCGGTGAAGCGGCTCGTGGCGTTGAAGGTCATCAAGGCGGGCATGGACAGCCGCCAGGTGCTCGCCCGCTTCGAGGCCGAGCGCCAGGCCCTGGCACTCATGGATCACCCCAACATCGCCCGGGTCCTCGACGCCGGGGCCACCGAGCACGGCCGGCCCTACTTCGTCATGGAGTTGGTCCGGGGCGTCCCGATCACGAGCTTCTGCGACGACCGGCGTCTCACCCCTCGCGAGCGGCTGGAGCTGTTCATCCCCGTCTGCCAGGCGGTGCAGCACGCCCACCAGAAGGGCGTGATCCACCGCGACATCAAGCCGTCCAACGTGCTGGTCGCCCTGTACGACGACCGGCCGGTCCCCAAGGTGATCGACTTCGGCGTGGCGAAGGCGGCCGGCGTCAGGCTGTCCGACCAGACGCTCTACACCGAGTTCGGGGCCATCATCGGCACGCTCCAGTACATGAGCCCCGAGCAGGCGCAGCTCAACCAACTCGACATCGACACCCGGTCGGACGTCTACAGCCTGGGCGTCCTGCTCTACGAGCTCTTGACCGGGACCACGCCGCTGGAGCGCGGTACACTCGGCCAGGCGGCCCTCCTGGACGTCCTGCGGCTGATCCGTGAGGCCGATACGCCCCGGCCCAGCGCGCGGCTCTCGACGGCCGCCGGCCTGCCGTCTATCGCCGCCGCGAGGGGCGTCGAGCCGAGGAGGCTGAGCGGGCTCGTCCGCGGCGACCTCGACTGGGTCGTGATGAGGGCCCTGGAGAAGGACCGCTCGCGGCGTTACGAGACGGCCAACGCCCTGGCGCGCGACCTCCAGCGCCACCTGGAGGGGGCCGTCGTGGAGGCCTGCCCCCCCACCCCGGCCTACCGCCTGCGACGATTCGCCCGCCGCCACCGCGCCGGGCTTGCCGTCGGCGCCGCCATCGCCGCCACCCTGATCGTCGCCACCGCGGTGAGCGTCTGGCAGGCCCTCCGCGCCACCCGGGCCGAGCGGGATGCGCTTCAGGCGGCCAGGATCCAGGCCCTGACCAACGAGTTCTTCCTGGGCGACCTCCTGGACCGGGCCGGCGCCCAGGGGCAGTCGCTGGCGGGCCTGAAGCCGGACCCGGACATCAAGGTGCGAACCCTGGTGGACCGCGCCGCGGCCCGGATCGACGGCCGGTTCGAAGGCCAGCCGCTGCTCGAGGCCGAGGTCCGCCGCACGATCGGCAACGCGTACCGGGCCATCGGGATGCCCGAGCGCGGCCGGGAGCAGCTCGAGAAGGCGTACGAGCTCGGCCGCATCCGCCTGGGCGAGGATGCCCCCTCGATCGTCCATATGTCCATCGACCTTGCCGTCGCGGAGGTGGGCTGCGGGCTCCGCGATCGGGCGGCCGAGCGGCTCCGGCGGGCGATCGACGGCCTCGCCCGGGACGACGACCCGCGGTGCCATCACGCCGTCACGGCGCTGGACCAACTGGGGGTCGCCCTCGACGGCCTCGGCCGCCTGGACGAGGCCGACGTCGCGAGCCGTCGCGCCCTCGACCTGGCCGGGCGTTACCCCGGGCTCTCCCCGGGCGGGCGCCTCAGCCTGAGCAACAACCGGGCCATCGTCCTCATGCACCGGGGCTCCGAGGCCGAGGCCGAGGCCCTCCTCGAGGGCGCGGTCCGCGAGGCCGCCGCCGCGGTGGGCGAGGACCACCCGATGCTGCCCAACTTCCTGATCAACCTGGGAGTGCTCCGCAACGCGCGGGGCGATCACCGCGGGGCCGAGCGGGACCTCGCGAAGGCGGTGGAGGCCGGCCGCAGGATCCGCGGCGACCGTCACCCCATCACCCTGGCCGCCCGCCGCAACCTGGGGCTCTGCCTCATGGGGCTGGGCCGACGCGGCGAGGCCGAGGCGACTCTCCGGTCGGCGCTCGAGGACTCCCGAGCATCCCTGGGGGCCGAGGACCCGGCGACGATCGCCGCGACCGTGGACCTGGCCGAGGCCCTCGCGAGGAACCCGGGTCGTGCGAAGGACGCCGAATCCCTCGCCCGCTCGGTGGTCGAGGCCTCCCGGCGGATCGGCCCCGAGCTCGAGGACCGGGTCCTCGCCACGCTCGGGGTCGCGCTCATCAAGCAGGGGCGATTCCCCGAGGCCGAGGCGACGCTCGCGCGCGCGGTCGCCTCCTACGAACGCGGCCCGTCGCCGGGCCGGCGCGTCGTGATCCGCCTGAAGCTCTTCCTGAGCGAGTCCATCGCCGGGCAGGGGCGCCACGCCGAGGCGATCGCGATCCAGCGGGGCCTGCTGCGGCAGTGCGAGGCAGCCTTCGGCCCGGGCGACGCCCTGACCTTCGACATCCTGCTCGACCTGATCGGCTACCTGCGGGTCGTCGGAGGCGAGGACGAGGCCCTCGCCCTCTCCCCTCGCGCCATCGCGATGGGCGAGGCCCTGGGCGGCGCGGAGGCGACGCGGACCCTGCCCTTCCGGCAGAACTACGGGGCCCTCCTCCACGTCCGCGGCCGGTTCGAGGAGGCCGAGGCGATCTACCGGGGGGTGCTCGACCAGGCGTCGCGCTTGCTCGGGCCCGACGACATCAACACCCTGCAGATCACGGCCAACCTCGGCGAGCTGTACCGCGACTGGGGCCGCCCCGGGCAGGCCGTGCCGCTGCTGACCAGGGCCCTGGAGGCGACCCTCCGCGTCTTCGGCCCGGACCACTGGCACGCGGCCTGGGTGACCTGGAAGCTCGCCGAGTTGGAGCGAGACCGCGGCCGCCCCGCCGAGGCCGAGCCGATGTTCCGGCGGGCCATCGACCGCTACGCGCAGATCCAGGGCCCCGACGGCCTCGAGCTGGCCGCGCTGCGGGCCGACCTGGCCATGAACCACCTGCAGAAGGGGGAGCCGGCGGCGGCCGAGCCGCTGCTCCGCCAGGCGCTGGCGGTGTACGAGAAGAGCCTGCCGGACGACTGGAGGCGTTACGAGACCCTCGGCCTGCTCGGCCAGGCCCTCGCCCTGCAGGGCCGGTTCGCCCAGGCCGAGCCGCTGGTCCTGGCCGGCTACGAAGGCATGGAGGCCCGTCGTGACCGCGTGACGGTGGACGCCTGGCCTCGACGCCCCCAGGCCGGCCGGCGTGTCCGGGTGCTGTACGAGCGCTGGGGCAAGGCCGAGAAGGTCGATGAGTGGGATGCCCGATTGAATCTCGAACGGGAAACGAAGGAGGGCCGATGA
- a CDS encoding PEP-CTERM sorting domain-containing protein (PEP-CTERM proteins occur, often in large numbers, in the proteomes of bacteria that also encode an exosortase, a predicted intramembrane cysteine proteinase. The presence of a PEP-CTERM domain at a protein's C-terminus predicts cleavage within the sorting domain, followed by covalent anchoring to some some component of the (usually Gram-negative) cell surface. Many PEP-CTERM proteins exhibit an unusual sequence composition that includes large numbers of potential glycosylation sites. Expression of one such protein has been shown restore the ability of a bacterium to form floc, a type of biofilm.), giving the protein MNDASRKRSWLIATVLLAAPAAWPATAVAGYAVDMSYTAEVTAVDDPFGVFGAVAPGDAIAGILRYAGDAMPGFAPSLHYFPVTAGGGTLMTVGLGGIEVASPSRLNVTAYDQPEPGYQFQFASLDTSMLNSPGPGYEFDYLEAAILLRGTNLAPYGYPDPPSALLPLAAYDVAAAGWLSVGLFDEDFNFYEARVDFRLTSLQSVPEPSSVLLLGASCSPILAWALGRRSRLRPASASSSRPRRG; this is encoded by the coding sequence ATGAACGACGCTTCGAGGAAGAGATCCTGGCTGATCGCGACCGTCCTGCTCGCCGCACCGGCCGCCTGGCCGGCGACGGCGGTGGCCGGCTATGCGGTCGACATGAGTTATACCGCGGAGGTCACCGCGGTCGACGACCCCTTCGGGGTCTTCGGGGCCGTCGCCCCGGGCGACGCGATCGCGGGGATCCTACGGTACGCCGGCGACGCCATGCCGGGCTTCGCCCCCTCCCTCCACTACTTCCCGGTCACTGCCGGAGGCGGGACGCTCATGACGGTCGGCCTGGGTGGCATCGAGGTCGCCTCGCCCAGCCGCCTCAACGTGACGGCGTACGACCAGCCCGAGCCCGGCTACCAATTCCAGTTTGCCTCCCTGGACACCTCGATGCTGAACTCGCCCGGCCCCGGCTACGAGTTCGATTATCTGGAGGCTGCCATCCTCCTGCGGGGGACGAACCTCGCGCCGTACGGGTATCCGGATCCGCCGTCGGCCCTGCTCCCCCTGGCGGCGTACGATGTCGCCGCCGCGGGGTGGCTGAGCGTCGGCCTCTTCGACGAGGACTTCAATTTCTACGAGGCGCGGGTCGACTTCCGGCTGACGTCCCTGCAATCCGTCCCCGAGCCGTCGTCCGTGCTGCTCCTGGGGGCCTCGTGCTCGCCGATCCTGGCCTGGGCCCTTGGCAGGCGATCCCGACTCCGGCCCGCGTCGGCCTCGTCGAGCCGGCCGCGGCGAGGTTGA
- a CDS encoding glycosyltransferase family 39 protein codes for MSRSLDDPMAGTIPPELPFARHRAWYAALSLSLVVGALFRGWDLGLLSFWYDEVVTMRLARAPSPGALLDLLSRIDATRAPLHPLLLQGWLRIFGDGEAAGRSLSAACGVATIGLVGLIGRRAFDGPTGLLAAWFAAISPPLVAYSREARMYALLVLLTTACWWLLFEQAEGAWLIPRGRRKVARAGYAIGLAAMVYAHPLGMLMAATLGLGSLMFARALFGSPRSWLLVHLAGLAPALPWIPRYFDHPPEFLTGPLPIRSLLGTPIGFLGGNFVVLGAILALIAAGLWRRRDSPFVGGLGAGRWAWPACLGLWLVVPPLLLYGYSRLRNPVFGPSRYTLFVAPAYLVLVAQGLAVLPRVPRIAAALCVWFLVRPALLPLLLDPTLKADWRGFAATVAERLDERPAGRITVVVTSADPSRNVEVETARYYLPPACRVLAFEGDTPEIRRVGDGGETFLTVGVKGDASGPPPPDPPGGRWVPARDFPGLRVYRLEPDRPGDRPPAPAGRGPGASGR; via the coding sequence ATGAGTCGATCCCTCGACGATCCGATGGCCGGGACGATCCCCCCGGAGCTGCCCTTCGCACGCCATCGTGCCTGGTATGCGGCGCTCTCGCTGTCGCTGGTCGTCGGCGCACTCTTCCGCGGCTGGGACCTCGGCCTGCTCAGCTTCTGGTACGACGAGGTCGTGACGATGCGGCTGGCGAGGGCGCCGTCGCCCGGGGCTCTGCTCGACCTGCTCTCCCGGATCGACGCCACGAGGGCCCCGCTGCACCCGCTGCTCCTCCAGGGCTGGCTCCGGATCTTCGGCGACGGCGAGGCCGCCGGCCGGTCGCTGAGCGCGGCGTGCGGGGTCGCGACGATCGGGCTCGTCGGGCTGATCGGGCGGCGGGCGTTCGACGGGCCGACCGGCCTGCTCGCCGCCTGGTTCGCCGCGATCTCGCCGCCGCTCGTCGCGTACTCCCGCGAGGCGAGGATGTACGCCCTGCTGGTCCTCCTGACGACCGCCTGCTGGTGGCTCCTGTTCGAGCAGGCGGAGGGGGCCTGGCTGATCCCCCGGGGGCGACGGAAGGTCGCGAGGGCCGGCTACGCGATCGGGCTCGCCGCGATGGTCTACGCCCACCCGCTGGGGATGCTCATGGCGGCGACGCTCGGGCTGGGATCGCTGATGTTCGCGCGGGCGCTGTTCGGCTCGCCGCGATCCTGGCTGCTCGTGCATCTCGCGGGGCTGGCACCCGCGCTGCCCTGGATCCCCCGGTACTTCGACCACCCGCCCGAGTTCCTGACCGGGCCCCTGCCCATCCGCTCGCTGCTGGGCACGCCGATCGGCTTCCTCGGCGGGAACTTCGTCGTGCTGGGCGCGATCCTGGCCCTCATCGCGGCGGGGCTGTGGCGACGTCGCGACAGCCCTTTCGTCGGGGGCCTGGGCGCGGGGCGGTGGGCGTGGCCGGCCTGCCTCGGGCTCTGGCTGGTCGTGCCGCCCCTCCTGCTCTACGGCTATTCGAGGTTACGCAACCCGGTCTTCGGCCCGTCGCGGTACACCCTCTTCGTCGCGCCGGCGTACCTGGTCCTGGTGGCCCAGGGGCTCGCCGTCCTGCCCAGGGTCCCGCGCATCGCCGCGGCCCTCTGCGTCTGGTTCCTGGTGCGCCCGGCCCTCCTGCCGCTGCTCCTGGACCCGACCCTGAAGGCCGACTGGCGGGGCTTCGCCGCGACGGTGGCGGAGCGGCTCGATGAGCGGCCGGCGGGCCGGATCACGGTCGTGGTCACGTCGGCCGACCCGTCGCGGAACGTCGAGGTGGAGACGGCGCGCTATTACCTGCCGCCGGCCTGCCGGGTGCTGGCGTTCGAGGGGGACACACCGGAGATCCGGCGGGTAGGCGACGGAGGCGAGACGTTCCTCACGGTCGGCGTGAAGGGCGACGCTAGCGGGCCCCCGCCGCCCGACCCGCCGGGCGGCCGCTGGGTGCCGGCGCGCGATTTCCCGGGGCTGCGGGTCTATCGGCTGGAGCCCGATCGGCCGGGCGATCGTCCGCCGGCCCCGGCGGGTCGAGGACCGGGAGCATCAGGTCGCTGA
- a CDS encoding 5-oxoprolinase subunit B family protein gives MVAIEPLGDRAFLVRFEDERGAARWASAIRAARLDGVTDVVLAYRSAAVFADPDETDLDALEARLATFGPAAGEGLESRLHVVPVLYDGADLDSAASALCLPVPELLAAHSGATYDVFALGFVQGFPYAGYLPPSLSGLPRRPEPRLRVPAGSVAIAGRQTGIYPRESPGGWHLLGRTPLRIAVPDEGHFPIRAGDRIRFRPIGADEFEELRDERL, from the coding sequence ATGGTCGCGATCGAGCCGCTGGGGGACCGGGCCTTCCTGGTCCGGTTCGAGGACGAGCGCGGGGCGGCCCGATGGGCGTCGGCGATCCGGGCGGCCCGGCTGGACGGGGTCACGGACGTCGTCCTCGCCTACCGCTCGGCGGCCGTCTTCGCCGACCCGGACGAGACCGACCTCGACGCCCTCGAGGCGCGGCTGGCGACCTTCGGGCCGGCCGCGGGGGAGGGCCTCGAATCGAGGCTCCACGTGGTGCCCGTCCTCTACGACGGGGCGGACCTGGACTCGGCCGCCTCCGCGCTCTGCCTGCCCGTGCCCGAGCTCCTCGCGGCGCACTCCGGCGCGACCTACGACGTCTTCGCCCTGGGCTTCGTGCAGGGCTTCCCCTACGCGGGCTACCTTCCCCCGTCGCTGAGCGGCCTCCCCAGGCGGCCCGAGCCCCGACTCCGGGTGCCCGCGGGCTCGGTGGCGATCGCCGGCCGGCAGACCGGGATCTACCCCCGCGAGTCCCCCGGCGGCTGGCACCTGCTGGGGCGCACCCCCTTGCGGATCGCCGTCCCGGACGAGGGCCACTTCCCCATCCGGGCGGGGGACCGCATCCGCTTCCGGCCGATCGGCGCCGACGAATTCGAGGAACTCCGCGATGAGCGACTCTGA
- a CDS encoding 5-oxoprolinase subunit PxpA → MSDSDPRATPTPAAPRGDDPAPASIDLNADLGEGCPNDRALLRLVSSASISCGAHAGDEATIRETLHAAREARTVIGAHPGFADREGFGRREREATAGEVEALIVEQTEFLWELAREQGLDLRFLKPHGALYNQAQRDHEVARGVVAAAVRLGLPLLGQPGTRLAEIARERGVAYIPEGFPDRGYRDDGSLAPRGEPGAILDDPAEIAIQAVRLAASGRVRTLCIHGDEPGAVANAEVVRESLERAGIEIRGITG, encoded by the coding sequence ATGAGCGACTCTGACCCCCGGGCGACCCCGACGCCCGCCGCCCCGCGCGGCGACGACCCCGCCCCGGCCTCGATCGACCTCAACGCCGACCTCGGCGAGGGCTGCCCGAACGACCGGGCGTTGCTCCGCCTGGTCTCGTCGGCGAGCATCTCCTGCGGGGCCCACGCCGGGGACGAGGCGACGATCCGCGAGACGCTCCACGCCGCGCGCGAGGCCAGGACCGTGATCGGCGCCCACCCGGGATTCGCCGACCGCGAGGGCTTCGGCCGCCGCGAGCGGGAGGCCACGGCGGGGGAGGTCGAGGCGTTGATCGTCGAGCAGACCGAGTTCCTCTGGGAGCTCGCCCGGGAGCAGGGGCTGGACCTCCGGTTCCTCAAGCCCCACGGGGCCCTCTACAACCAGGCCCAGCGCGACCACGAGGTGGCCCGCGGGGTCGTCGCCGCCGCGGTCCGGCTCGGCCTGCCGCTCCTGGGCCAGCCGGGGACGAGGCTGGCGGAGATTGCCCGGGAACGCGGCGTCGCCTACATCCCGGAGGGCTTCCCGGACCGGGGCTACCGCGACGACGGGTCCCTCGCCCCCCGGGGCGAGCCCGGGGCGATCCTGGACGACCCGGCGGAGATCGCCATCCAGGCGGTCCGGCTGGCCGCGTCCGGGCGGGTCCGGACGCTCTGCATCCACGGCGACGAGCCCGGGGCGGTGGCGAACGCCGAGGTCGTGCGCGAGTCGCTGGAGCGCGCGGGGATCGAGATCCGGGGCATCACGGGCTGA
- a CDS encoding 5-oxoprolinase subunit C family protein has translation MSVIVIEPGFWTTVQDAGVPGRREWGVPPGGAFDLGSAELANALAGNRPDAAVLEFTLRGGVYEALGSLGGAIAGATIEATLAGLDGISRSIRTPCSFSLHAGDRLVLGRTLDGARAYLAVRGGFQTATRLGSRSSEHPLRRGDFLRTRESLIPARYPVDLPPIEPTAEPFRVVRGPDAPAGDLARFWRSGEFRVGSRSNRMGLRLEGPALEVMSPPDRLSAPVAPGAIQVAGGQLIVLGVAAGTMGGYPHVAHVASADMDRLAQLRPGDLIGFRPVSLPDARSLDREARQERRSRLLRIGSLAGDLRSAAVPRPEAARV, from the coding sequence ATGAGCGTGATCGTCATCGAGCCCGGTTTCTGGACGACGGTGCAGGACGCCGGCGTCCCCGGCCGGCGCGAGTGGGGCGTGCCGCCGGGGGGGGCCTTCGACCTCGGCTCCGCCGAGCTGGCCAACGCCCTGGCCGGCAATCGGCCGGACGCCGCGGTGCTCGAGTTCACCCTCCGCGGCGGCGTCTACGAGGCGCTCGGGAGCCTGGGGGGGGCGATCGCCGGGGCGACCATCGAGGCCACGCTCGCGGGGCTCGACGGCATCTCCCGCTCGATCCGCACCCCGTGCAGCTTCTCGCTCCACGCCGGCGACCGCCTGGTCCTGGGCCGGACCCTGGACGGCGCGAGGGCCTACCTGGCCGTCCGGGGGGGCTTCCAGACCGCGACCCGGCTGGGATCCCGCTCCTCCGAGCATCCGCTGCGGCGGGGCGACTTCCTCCGGACCCGCGAGAGCCTCATCCCGGCCCGATACCCCGTGGACCTCCCCCCGATCGAGCCGACCGCCGAGCCGTTCCGGGTCGTGCGCGGCCCCGACGCCCCCGCCGGCGACCTGGCCCGGTTCTGGCGCTCCGGCGAGTTCCGCGTCGGCTCCCGGAGCAACCGCATGGGCCTGCGGCTGGAGGGCCCCGCGCTGGAGGTCATGTCGCCCCCGGACCGCCTCTCCGCGCCCGTGGCGCCGGGGGCCATCCAGGTGGCCGGCGGCCAGCTCATCGTCCTGGGCGTGGCGGCCGGCACGATGGGCGGATACCCCCACGTCGCCCACGTCGCCTCCGCCGACATGGACCGCCTCGCCCAGCTCCGTCCCGGGGACCTCATCGGCTTCCGCCCCGTATCCCTCCCGGACGCCCGCTCCCTCGACCGAGAGGCCCGGCAGGAGCGTCGGTCGCGGCTCCTCCGCATCGGCAGCCTCGCCGGCGACCTGCGATCCGCCGCCGTCCCCCGCCCCGAAGCGGCCCGCGTCTAG
- a CDS encoding pentapeptide repeat-containing protein codes for MRIITTKWISRQYWAGVRTNGIRNVRSALDQFNRQRNLANQIRSVSPWFPHIAGALLITLALVMIPKFQANEFTDAKQRFDAEDAARKTIAQILAGGFFFVTAYFTWRTVKAAESNVTVGQRNVAIAEDRLTSERFFKATEGLESKNVLTRTASIYTLERIAEDSARERKTVTDVLCDFIRNGRIVVAPVSRGDIPDREGEFPKDIQSAITVLGRLNKRWPGEVDIELARTDLRGADFYRSDFSRSNFTRSWLDGADLMGADFSRCVLDGASLDYADTTGTDFSRSHLDLYSFENVELGDAYLDGIIVPMATFSAIQAKLSEADQEEDE; via the coding sequence ATGAGAATCATCACCACCAAGTGGATTTCAAGGCAATATTGGGCAGGAGTACGTACGAACGGCATCCGTAATGTAAGGTCGGCCCTTGATCAATTCAATCGCCAACGCAATCTAGCGAACCAGATAAGGTCCGTAAGTCCGTGGTTCCCGCACATCGCTGGAGCGCTGTTAATCACACTGGCGTTAGTAATGATACCCAAGTTTCAAGCAAATGAATTCACGGACGCAAAGCAGAGATTCGATGCAGAAGACGCGGCACGGAAAACCATAGCTCAGATTCTGGCGGGTGGCTTCTTCTTTGTGACCGCCTATTTCACCTGGAGAACCGTCAAGGCCGCAGAGAGCAACGTTACAGTTGGTCAAAGAAATGTCGCCATCGCCGAGGACAGGCTGACATCTGAACGATTCTTCAAGGCAACTGAGGGTCTTGAAAGCAAGAACGTTCTTACGAGAACGGCAAGCATCTACACACTAGAACGAATAGCTGAGGACTCCGCAAGAGAGCGTAAGACCGTGACGGACGTTCTTTGTGATTTCATCCGCAACGGACGGATCGTTGTCGCCCCCGTGAGCCGAGGCGATATCCCTGATAGAGAAGGAGAGTTTCCAAAAGACATTCAGTCGGCGATCACAGTTCTGGGAAGGCTAAACAAGCGATGGCCGGGAGAGGTCGATATCGAACTTGCTCGAACTGACTTGCGGGGTGCAGATTTTTATCGCAGCGACTTCAGCAGAAGTAATTTCACTCGTAGTTGGCTTGACGGCGCCGACCTGATGGGGGCTGACTTTAGCAGGTGCGTCCTTGATGGAGCATCTTTAGACTATGCCGACACAACAGGAACAGATTTCTCGCGATCCCACTTGGATCTCTACAGTTTCGAGAACGTAGAGCTTGGTGACGCCTATCTGGATGGCATTATCGTACCCATGGCTACTTTTTCGGCAATACAGGCGAAGTTAAGCGAAGCGGATCAAGAAGAGGATGAGTAG